A single Venturia canescens isolate UGA chromosome 1, ASM1945775v1, whole genome shotgun sequence DNA region contains:
- the LOC122407354 gene encoding protein yellow-like, whose translation MRNFLTVVLLTGLLAAGTINCEVLETIAQWPLLDFALPYDSAYLEQFRPENVVPTGVEIAWHRIFIATPRLRAGVPATLSFIPRDLPLGSSPQLQAYPSWEWHGAGKGDFNCSGMISVYRMRADRCNRLWVLDSGINTSIDDFRVVCPPKILVFDLQTDRLVRQVTFPREVLRPDSLLTNLVIDDTAATTCDDVFIYMTDTTGPGLLIFDGATDRSWRVLHASMFPDPDYATYQINGESFELFDGVVGLAFSPKQGFLYYQPLASDRLFSVATSALQAGPPAFGEQLPVTLVGRKSSQGLGLTVDPRDDTIIFSPLTETAIASWQPRTNSQRILAYSPEQLQFTAEIRWVERDNGNLWALTSRFHKFFMRRVDPREINIRLLKIRPEIREAKPSILHRQIEPHWGYNFYNNTLSH comes from the exons ATGAG GAATTTCCTGACGGTGGTTTTACTGACAGGCTTGTTGGCAGCCGGCACCATAAACTGCGAGGTCCTCGAAACGATTGCTCAATGGCCGCTCCTAGATTTTGCCCTTCCCTACGATTCGGCGTACCTCGAACAGTTCCGTCCAGAAAACGTTGTGCCGACAGGAGTGGAGATCGCTTGGCACAGAATTTTCATAGCCACTCCTAGACTGCGGGCCGGTGTTCCAGCAACCCTGAGCTTCATCCCTCGCGATTTGCCACTTGGCAGTAGCCCGCAGCTTCAGGCCTACCCATCATGGGAATGGCACGGTGCTGGAAAAGGAGATTTCAATTGTTCTGGAATGATATCGGTCTATCGCATGCGGGCCGATCGATGCAACAGACTTTGGGTTCTCGACAGCGGTATCAACACGTCGATCGATGACTTCCGAGTTGTTTGCCCACccaaaattctcgtttttgatCTTCAAACCGATCGGCTGGTTCGCCAAGTCACTTTTCCTCGagag GTTCTGAGGCCTGACAGTCTGTTAACGAATCTCGTAATCGATGACACCGCAGCTACAACTTGCGACGATGTTTTCATTTACATGACCGATACCACAGGACCAG gaCTTTTGATATTCGATGGCGCAACCGACCGGAGCTGGAGGGTTTTACATGCTTCGATGTTTCCTGATCCTGATTATGCAACGTATCAG ATAAACGGAGAAAGTTTCGAGCTTTTTGACGGTGTGGTTGGATTAGCATTTTCCCCGAAACAAGGTTTTCTGTATTACCAGCCTTTGGCCTCGGATCGTCTCTTCAGTGTAGCAACTTCAGCTTTGCAGGCAGGACCACCGGCGTTCGGGGAACAACTTCCGGTAACTCTTGTCGGACGGAAGTCGAGTCAGGGCTTAGGCCTAACGGTAGATCCCCGGGACGACACAATTATATTTTCTCCACTGACGGAAACTGCGATCGCGTCCTGGCAACCCAGAACAAACAGTCAGAG GATTCTGGCTTACAGCCCGGAGCAACTGCAATTCACCGCTGAAATACGATGGGTCGAGAGAGATAACGGCAATTTGTGGGCTCTGACCTCAAGATTccataaattttttatgcgACGAGTTGATCCTCGAGAGATAAATATtcgtttattaaaaattcgtcCGGAAATAAGAGAAGCCAAACCGTCGATTCTCCACCGTCAGATCGAGCCCCATTGGGGATACAATTTCTATAATAATACTCTGTCTCACTAG